One window from the genome of [Clostridium] celerecrescens 18A encodes:
- a CDS encoding glycosyltransferase family 2 protein: MKYKIDVARIRENSIVLNGWVIGKSLDSEAAFEVLDGQEKSVEFKYVPVRRDDVCQIYFKKTADRDLGFDIRIPYIREKNEDRILVIRCDGKTARVKLNAQIIERQNSSAHKKSTKLKSMMNVQTLRSAADFWRDNGFKAFVLKSRHKLQGIDSDYDYPEWYALTKTTDEELEAQRKTVFDYRPKMSVVIPAYKTPERYLAAMLDSLLAQTYGNWEVCIADGSPKGEGVERVLKRYAIKDERIRYVILGENKGIAGNTNAAIEMATGDFIVLADHDDTLAPDALFECVKTINSHPEIDVVYTDEDKLDIDGGELFEPHFKPDFNPDLLTSVNYICHLFVVNHELLMEVGGFREEYDGAQDYDFIFRCTEKARKISHIPKALYHWRCHQNSTASNPESKLYAFEAGARAIKAHYDRVGIETLSVEKGIDYGIYHTTFKIAGDPLVSVIIPSKDHSTDLDLCIRSVVEKSTYQNLEFIVVENNSTDPETFAYYERIQKEFSFVHVVTWEREFNYSAINNFGVAHAKGEYLLFLNNDTEMVSPESIHEMLGFCQREDVGVVGVRLLYSDDTIQHAGVVVGFGGIAGHTFIGLHKAESSYFNQAMCARNYSAVTAACMMSKRSVFEEAGGFSEDLAVAFNDIDYCMKIRSLNKLVVYAPYALFYHYESKSRGLEDTPEKVARFHEEIKKFSRKWPDILRNGDPYYNPNLTLRKSNFALRDLRKERIGEPYQLEV, translated from the coding sequence ATGAAATATAAGATAGATGTAGCGAGAATCCGTGAAAATTCAATCGTTTTAAACGGATGGGTCATTGGAAAGAGCCTTGACTCAGAGGCGGCGTTTGAGGTTTTAGACGGGCAGGAAAAAAGTGTGGAATTTAAGTACGTTCCGGTACGAAGAGATGATGTGTGCCAGATCTACTTTAAGAAAACAGCCGACAGGGATTTAGGATTTGACATCCGCATTCCCTATATCCGGGAGAAAAACGAGGACAGGATCCTGGTGATCCGGTGCGACGGTAAAACTGCCAGAGTGAAGCTGAATGCCCAGATAATCGAAAGACAGAACAGCTCCGCCCATAAAAAAAGCACAAAGCTGAAAAGCATGATGAATGTGCAGACCCTTCGGTCCGCTGCAGATTTCTGGAGAGATAACGGCTTTAAGGCTTTTGTTTTAAAATCCAGGCATAAGCTTCAGGGAATTGACAGTGATTATGATTATCCGGAATGGTATGCCCTTACAAAAACCACGGATGAAGAGCTGGAAGCCCAGAGAAAGACTGTTTTTGACTATAGACCTAAGATGTCTGTAGTAATACCTGCTTATAAAACACCGGAGCGATATCTGGCGGCTATGCTGGATTCCCTGCTGGCTCAGACCTATGGGAACTGGGAAGTGTGCATTGCAGACGGAAGCCCAAAGGGAGAAGGTGTGGAACGGGTATTAAAGCGCTATGCCATAAAGGATGAACGGATCCGTTATGTGATCCTTGGCGAGAATAAAGGAATTGCGGGAAATACCAATGCTGCCATTGAAATGGCAACAGGAGATTTTATAGTCCTTGCAGACCATGACGATACCCTTGCGCCCGATGCGTTGTTTGAGTGTGTGAAAACGATTAATTCCCATCCGGAAATTGATGTGGTTTATACCGATGAAGATAAGCTGGACATTGACGGTGGAGAATTATTTGAACCGCATTTTAAACCGGATTTTAATCCGGATCTTTTAACAAGTGTCAATTATATCTGTCACCTGTTTGTGGTTAACCATGAGCTGCTGATGGAGGTGGGAGGCTTCCGGGAAGAATATGACGGGGCCCAGGATTATGATTTTATTTTCCGCTGCACAGAAAAGGCCAGAAAGATATCCCATATACCCAAGGCTTTGTATCACTGGCGCTGTCATCAGAATTCCACCGCAAGCAATCCGGAAAGCAAATTATATGCTTTTGAGGCAGGGGCAAGGGCTATTAAAGCACACTATGACCGGGTCGGTATAGAGACGCTTTCTGTTGAAAAAGGCATTGATTACGGAATCTATCATACTACGTTTAAGATCGCAGGAGATCCCCTGGTTTCTGTTATCATTCCAAGCAAGGATCACAGTACTGACCTGGATTTATGTATTCGTTCTGTCGTAGAGAAATCCACGTATCAAAATCTGGAATTTATTGTTGTGGAAAATAACAGCACGGACCCGGAAACCTTTGCGTATTATGAAAGGATCCAGAAAGAGTTCTCTTTTGTCCATGTGGTTACGTGGGAGCGGGAATTTAACTACTCCGCCATCAATAACTTCGGCGTTGCCCATGCAAAGGGCGAGTATCTCCTGTTCTTAAATAATGATACGGAAATGGTAAGTCCGGAAAGCATCCATGAGATGTTAGGCTTCTGCCAGAGAGAGGATGTCGGCGTTGTCGGGGTCAGGCTTCTTTATTCCGATGATACCATTCAGCATGCCGGTGTAGTGGTTGGCTTTGGCGGTATTGCAGGGCATACCTTTATCGGTCTTCATAAGGCGGAAAGCAGCTATTTCAATCAGGCAATGTGCGCCCGGAACTACAGTGCCGTAACAGCTGCCTGCATGATGAGCAAACGATCCGTGTTTGAAGAAGCGGGAGGATTTTCGGAGGACCTTGCCGTTGCCTTTAACGATATTGACTACTGCATGAAGATCCGGTCCTTGAATAAATTGGTGGTTTACGCTCCATATGCCCTGTTCTATCATTACGAATCAAAGTCAAGAGGGCTTGAGGATACGCCGGAGAAAGTGGCCCGCTTTCATGAGGAAATCAAAAAGTTTTCCCGGAAATGGCCGGATATATTAAGAAACGGGGATCCTTATTACAATCCCAATCTGACCCTGCGTAAATCCAATTTTGCCCTGCGGGACCTTCGAAAGGAAAGAATCGGGGAGCCCTATCAGCTTGAGGTGTGA
- a CDS encoding zinc-binding dehydrogenase, producing the protein MKAFVLIEPGKVGWYDAPEPVVTPYGAILRPIAVTPCSSDVHTVYGGGSRKAPNLILGHECVAEILETGELVCDFKAGDLVAVPAITPDWRASGIQEGNFKHATAPFSGHQLGRTAPGVFAEKFLIPDADTTLAKIPEGITLEQALMCVDVVTTGFTGAEFADIKIGDTVVVLGIGPIGLMAIEGARHLGAARILAVGSRPICVKLAREFGATEVLSYKDGNVTEQIMERTGGLGADGVIICGGGDEVFAQAVDMAKYGIGTISNVNYYGGTGNLPFPKFSGGRGMAGKTIHTELAKGGRVRIERLLKMVQYGRINPEKLVTHHLNGLEQVETALQLMKEKPEDLIKVMVRIDWK; encoded by the coding sequence ATGAAAGCTTTTGTTTTGATCGAACCTGGCAAGGTCGGCTGGTATGATGCGCCGGAACCTGTCGTAACTCCCTATGGGGCCATCCTCCGCCCGATCGCGGTGACCCCCTGTTCCTCCGATGTTCATACGGTATATGGCGGAGGTTCCAGAAAGGCTCCTAACCTGATCCTTGGGCATGAGTGTGTGGCGGAAATCCTGGAAACAGGAGAGCTGGTCTGCGACTTTAAGGCAGGAGATCTTGTAGCAGTACCTGCCATCACACCGGACTGGAGAGCCAGCGGAATTCAGGAAGGGAATTTTAAGCATGCGACCGCCCCATTTTCCGGACACCAGCTTGGTAGAACGGCTCCGGGAGTATTTGCAGAAAAATTTTTAATCCCTGATGCAGATACTACTTTGGCAAAGATTCCAGAGGGAATTACCCTAGAGCAGGCACTCATGTGCGTGGATGTTGTTACTACAGGCTTTACAGGTGCGGAATTTGCGGATATTAAAATCGGCGATACCGTAGTGGTCCTGGGAATCGGCCCCATTGGGCTTATGGCGATTGAAGGAGCGCGCCATCTGGGCGCTGCGAGAATCCTGGCAGTCGGCAGCAGGCCCATTTGTGTAAAGCTTGCCAGGGAGTTCGGAGCCACGGAGGTCTTAAGCTATAAAGATGGAAACGTGACGGAACAGATCATGGAACGGACAGGAGGTCTGGGAGCTGACGGTGTCATTATCTGCGGAGGCGGGGATGAGGTCTTTGCCCAGGCGGTAGATATGGCTAAATACGGGATCGGAACCATATCCAATGTGAATTACTATGGCGGAACCGGAAACCTTCCCTTCCCCAAGTTTTCAGGCGGACGTGGCATGGCGGGAAAGACGATCCACACAGAGCTTGCAAAGGGCGGCAGAGTGAGAATAGAACGCCTTTTAAAAATGGTCCAGTATGGAAGGATCAATCCCGAAAAGCTTGTGACTCACCATCTTAATGGCTTAGAGCAGGTGGAAACGGCTCTGCAGCTTATGAAAGAAAAGCCGGAAGACTTGATTAAAGTAATGGTTCGGATAGATTGGAAGTGA
- a CDS encoding thiamine pyrophosphate-binding protein, with translation MRMKVSNYISQKLVDSGITQVFTVTGGGAMHLNDALGHQEGMHCLYNHHEQACAIAAESYARIKDRIAAVCVTTGPGGTNAITGVLGGFLDSIPMLILSGQVRYDTTARWSGVGIRAMGDQEFDITKAIDCMTKYSEMVIDPMRIRYTLEKAIYLALSGRPGPTWLDIPLNVQGAYIETEELIGFSPENYENGGDGWSAETNAKIKQDDPGCGENRQILPEKVTEDVARAILEKIKSSSRPVINAGNGIRIGQAHEVFKRVVDKLGIPVVTGWNSQDCIEDEHPLYTGRGGGMGDRAGNFAIQNSDLVLSLGSRLSIRQVGYNYTTWAREAYVIVNDIDPEELKKPSIHADMKIQANVKDLLTALEELLDSEYKTSSNHPLFSGGKGLDDMTWNETCRMWKEKYPVVLPKHYRSGEDEEVNVYAFIKELSTRVPENRVTVVGNGSACVVGGHAYIIKKGQRFISNSAVASMGYDLPAAIGASVAERGEDVILVTGDGSIQMNLQELQTIIHHHMPVKIFLINNGGYHSIRQTQKNFFGEPLVGIGVDSRDLSFPDMEKLSAAYGYPYVRACHNSQLKHAIETALAMKGPVICEVFVSQDQNFEPKSSAKRLPDGTLISPPLEDLSPFLSDEEMDRNMIIPRIRE, from the coding sequence ATGAGAATGAAAGTATCCAATTATATCTCCCAGAAGTTGGTTGATTCCGGGATTACACAGGTGTTTACGGTTACAGGCGGAGGAGCTATGCATTTAAACGACGCCCTGGGGCATCAGGAGGGAATGCACTGCTTATATAACCATCATGAGCAGGCATGTGCCATAGCGGCCGAATCCTATGCCAGAATCAAGGACCGAATTGCTGCTGTCTGCGTAACCACAGGCCCTGGGGGCACCAATGCCATTACCGGAGTGCTAGGAGGTTTTCTGGATTCTATTCCCATGTTAATTTTATCCGGTCAGGTGCGCTATGACACAACGGCCAGATGGTCAGGAGTCGGAATCAGAGCCATGGGAGATCAGGAATTTGATATAACAAAAGCCATTGACTGTATGACAAAATACAGTGAGATGGTGATTGATCCCATGAGGATCCGCTACACTTTAGAAAAAGCCATTTATCTTGCCCTATCCGGCCGGCCCGGACCCACCTGGCTGGACATCCCCTTAAATGTCCAGGGTGCCTATATAGAAACAGAAGAGCTAATCGGCTTTTCCCCAGAAAATTACGAGAATGGCGGAGATGGCTGGTCCGCTGAAACTAACGCAAAAATAAAACAGGATGACCCCGGCTGCGGAGAAAATCGTCAGATCCTTCCGGAAAAGGTGACAGAAGATGTTGCCAGGGCCATTTTAGAAAAAATAAAATCATCTTCCCGTCCGGTAATCAATGCAGGCAACGGAATCCGCATCGGTCAGGCCCATGAAGTATTCAAGCGGGTCGTGGACAAGCTGGGAATCCCTGTAGTGACCGGCTGGAACAGCCAGGACTGCATAGAAGATGAGCATCCACTTTACACAGGGCGAGGCGGCGGAATGGGAGACCGTGCAGGGAACTTTGCCATTCAAAACAGCGATTTAGTCCTTTCTCTTGGAAGCCGCTTAAGCATCCGGCAGGTGGGGTACAATTATACTACATGGGCCAGAGAAGCCTATGTGATTGTCAATGATATCGACCCTGAGGAATTGAAGAAACCATCCATTCACGCCGATATGAAGATCCAAGCCAATGTAAAGGATCTGCTTACAGCCTTAGAGGAACTACTGGATTCAGAATACAAAACTTCCAGTAATCACCCACTCTTTTCCGGTGGAAAAGGCCTTGACGATATGACCTGGAATGAGACCTGCCGGATGTGGAAGGAAAAATATCCGGTCGTGCTTCCAAAGCACTACAGAAGCGGAGAAGATGAGGAAGTCAATGTTTATGCATTTATAAAGGAACTAAGTACCCGAGTCCCAGAGAACAGGGTCACTGTGGTGGGCAATGGATCTGCCTGCGTTGTGGGTGGACATGCATATATCATTAAGAAGGGGCAGCGTTTCATATCCAACTCAGCAGTTGCTTCCATGGGCTATGATCTTCCGGCTGCCATTGGAGCAAGCGTTGCTGAACGGGGAGAGGACGTCATTCTGGTTACAGGTGACGGAAGCATCCAGATGAACTTACAGGAGCTTCAGACCATCATCCATCACCATATGCCTGTTAAAATATTTCTTATTAATAACGGAGGCTACCATTCCATCCGCCAGACCCAGAAGAATTTCTTCGGAGAACCATTAGTGGGAATCGGAGTAGACAGCCGGGATTTGAGCTTCCCTGATATGGAAAAACTTTCAGCAGCCTATGGCTATCCTTATGTCCGTGCATGCCATAACAGCCAGCTGAAACATGCAATTGAAACGGCGCTGGCCATGAAGGGACCAGTCATCTGTGAGGTATTTGTAAGCCAGGACCAGAACTTTGAACCAAAGTCCTCGGCGAAACGCCTGCCGGATGGAACCCTTATTTCACCGCCGTTAGAGGATTTGTCTCCATTCCTTTCCGATGAAGAGATGGACCGGAATATGATCATCCCGAGGATCAGGGAATAG
- a CDS encoding NAD-dependent epimerase/dehydratase family protein has protein sequence MNVVVTGATSFLGRALVDQLLTEKNQVFAVIRPGSKNMGSLAAEREGLVRIEGHLEELHEINQVIHEPCQAFYHFGWDGSGSENRMKREVQHKNVEDSLKALEGARRLGCKRFLFSGSQAEYGIHKDTMTEEMPCTPVSEYGRAKLEFLNRALELTEKWKKTGVSEMEYIHTRIFSVYGPGDHPWSLVESCLKAFRRGEYISLGECTQIWNYLYLDDCIRALILLMKQEKESASGTYNVAGPEGENRPLREYIRTMYEVLGFHGSYSFGRRSPNAEGLANLIPDIKKLEKATGWQPLVDFPEGIRRTIR, from the coding sequence TTGAACGTTGTTGTAACAGGGGCCACCAGTTTTCTTGGGAGAGCATTGGTTGACCAGCTTTTAACAGAGAAAAACCAGGTATTTGCCGTAATCCGTCCCGGTTCAAAGAATATGGGAAGCCTTGCGGCTGAGCGGGAGGGTCTTGTGCGGATCGAAGGTCACTTAGAAGAGCTTCATGAGATCAATCAGGTAATTCACGAGCCATGCCAGGCATTTTATCACTTTGGCTGGGATGGCTCCGGAAGTGAAAACCGTATGAAGCGAGAAGTCCAGCATAAGAACGTGGAAGATTCCTTAAAGGCTCTGGAAGGAGCCAGACGCCTTGGCTGCAAACGCTTTCTTTTCAGCGGTTCCCAGGCGGAATACGGAATTCATAAAGATACGATGACAGAGGAGATGCCGTGTACGCCTGTCTCCGAATATGGCAGAGCCAAGCTGGAATTTTTAAACAGGGCATTGGAATTGACAGAGAAATGGAAAAAGACAGGTGTTTCAGAGATGGAATACATCCATACCAGGATATTCAGCGTGTACGGCCCAGGAGATCATCCCTGGTCCCTGGTGGAAAGCTGCCTTAAGGCATTTCGCAGAGGAGAGTATATTTCCCTGGGGGAATGTACGCAAATATGGAACTATTTATATCTTGATGACTGCATCCGGGCGCTGATACTTTTGATGAAACAGGAGAAAGAATCAGCTTCCGGAACTTATAATGTAGCAGGACCGGAAGGGGAAAACAGGCCTTTAAGAGAATACATACGAACCATGTATGAGGTTTTAGGATTCCATGGAAGCTACAGCTTCGGAAGAAGATCGCCTAATGCAGAAGGACTCGCAAACCTTATTCCTGATATAAAAAAGCTGGAAAAAGCAACGGGCTGGCAGCCTCTTGTGGACTTTCCAGAGGGGATCCGGCGGACGATCCGCTAA
- a CDS encoding nitroreductase family protein → MGIIESLEKRRSYYSINKELPVDTGEVIKQIEKLTELVPDAFNMKSSRVVVALGEKQELLWDAIYDAFGGQVPREKIDSFKAGAGTILYYYDQEVVKGLQGQFPLYADNFPAWAMQSSAMLQISIWSGLRELGIGASLQHYNPVIDQKVRELFDLPESYLLIAQMPFGGIVKEPEAKEKEDISKRVRIEK, encoded by the coding sequence ATGGGCATTATTGAATCATTAGAAAAGAGAAGAAGCTATTACAGCATTAATAAAGAACTTCCCGTTGATACCGGCGAAGTCATTAAACAGATTGAAAAATTAACCGAACTGGTACCTGATGCTTTTAACATGAAAAGCTCCCGCGTTGTTGTGGCGTTAGGAGAAAAGCAGGAGTTATTATGGGACGCTATCTATGACGCTTTCGGTGGTCAGGTCCCAAGAGAAAAAATTGACAGCTTTAAAGCTGGGGCGGGAACAATTCTTTATTACTACGATCAGGAGGTCGTAAAAGGATTACAGGGACAATTTCCACTGTATGCGGACAATTTTCCAGCCTGGGCGATGCAGTCCAGTGCAATGCTTCAAATAAGCATCTGGAGCGGGCTGCGGGAATTAGGGATCGGTGCTTCCTTACAGCACTATAATCCGGTTATAGACCAGAAGGTCCGCGAACTGTTTGATTTGCCGGAAAGCTATCTGCTGATTGCCCAAATGCCTTTTGGTGGTATTGTAAAGGAACCTGAAGCAAAAGAGAAGGAAGATATATCAAAACGAGTTCGGATTGAAAAATAA
- a CDS encoding N-acetylmuramoyl-L-alanine amidase family protein, protein MKKHLKLMAVLSAAGVLTVAAPELGLISTAATAYAKVLGWVEENGSWKFYEDNDSYVTDSWKKRGEDWYYLNEDGNVAINSQIDEYYVDESGKRVSDKWISMTNENFWDSADAPEFLWHYYGKNGKEVVSKWQKINDNLYYFNDQGEMQTGKIEIEGSIYYLGQENDGVMKTGWIQLENDSDDLDETQSWYYFDKSGRMVENQVDKKIDGNYYTFVSGIMQTGWYKLPVTATESEATADATTAAGYQYYDPENGARVNGWKVIEGIEGLSEEGETYNFYFKNGAPTCAAKGLELFTIDSKKYAFNTNGEMQTGLKVINLEDGGIANFYFGTDGAMTTGKQTVYNEDLDEDQVWFFQTEGTNKGQGVHGVRDNVLYEYGLRKEADADLKVAPISFEGNQYLVNASGSLQKATSSSKSATKPELGAGFKDYKDSNDKVWVVDVNGIIQ, encoded by the coding sequence ATGAAAAAGCATTTAAAATTGATGGCTGTATTATCCGCTGCCGGTGTTTTAACCGTCGCAGCTCCAGAGCTGGGCTTAATCAGCACAGCAGCCACCGCCTATGCTAAAGTACTCGGCTGGGTTGAGGAAAACGGAAGCTGGAAATTTTATGAAGATAATGACAGCTACGTAACCGATTCCTGGAAAAAGCGCGGCGAAGACTGGTACTACTTAAACGAGGACGGCAATGTCGCCATTAATTCACAAATCGATGAATATTACGTAGATGAAAGCGGGAAAAGGGTTTCTGACAAATGGATTTCCATGACCAATGAAAACTTCTGGGATTCAGCTGATGCCCCTGAGTTTTTATGGCACTACTATGGAAAAAACGGTAAGGAAGTTGTTTCCAAGTGGCAGAAAATCAACGATAATTTGTACTACTTCAATGACCAGGGTGAAATGCAGACCGGAAAGATTGAGATTGAAGGAAGTATTTATTATTTAGGACAAGAGAATGACGGCGTTATGAAAACAGGCTGGATCCAGCTTGAAAATGATTCCGATGATCTTGATGAAACCCAATCTTGGTACTATTTTGATAAGAGCGGCCGTATGGTAGAAAACCAGGTCGACAAAAAGATCGATGGAAACTATTATACCTTTGTAAGCGGAATCATGCAGACAGGCTGGTATAAGCTTCCTGTAACTGCAACCGAATCCGAAGCAACCGCAGATGCTACTACAGCAGCTGGATACCAGTACTATGATCCAGAGAATGGTGCACGGGTTAACGGTTGGAAGGTAATCGAAGGTATTGAAGGACTCAGCGAAGAGGGAGAGACCTATAATTTCTATTTCAAGAACGGTGCTCCTACCTGCGCAGCAAAAGGTCTTGAATTATTTACCATTGATTCCAAAAAATATGCATTCAATACTAATGGAGAAATGCAGACCGGACTGAAAGTTATCAACTTAGAAGACGGCGGAATCGCCAATTTCTACTTTGGAACTGACGGTGCTATGACTACCGGTAAGCAGACAGTTTACAATGAAGATCTGGATGAGGATCAGGTATGGTTCTTCCAGACAGAAGGTACTAACAAAGGACAGGGAGTTCACGGTGTCCGTGATAACGTCCTGTATGAATATGGCTTAAGAAAAGAAGCTGATGCCGACTTAAAGGTTGCTCCTATTTCCTTTGAAGGCAATCAGTATCTGGTAAATGCCAGCGGTTCCCTCCAAAAAGCAACTTCCTCTTCCAAGTCAGCTACAAAGCCAGAACTTGGAGCAGGATTTAAGGATTATAAGGATTCCAATGACAAAGTATGGGTTGTCGATGTAAACGGCATTATCCAGTAA
- a CDS encoding glycosyltransferase family 2 protein codes for MKTISIVVPCYNEEENINALYQAIDHIFNTELPRYTYELIFIDNDSKDRTREIIRGLCVQEKRVKGIFNAKNFGQFNSPYYAMLQSTGDCTILMAADFQDPVEMIPKYVKEWEKGYKIVIGIKKSSKENKIMYWLRSCYYKTIKKLSDVEQIEHFTGFGLYDQRFIKVLRELDDPTPFLRGIVAELGFRRKEIPYEQPKRRAGKTSNNFYRLYDAAMLSVTSYTKVGLRLATIFGSICSFASMMVALVYLVMKLVYWDRFPAGMAPLLIGMCFLGSVQIFFIGLVGEYVLSINARVMKRPLVIEEERINFTEKEEYSPEEGILLMTASVENGEQR; via the coding sequence ATGAAAACAATTAGCATCGTGGTGCCCTGCTACAATGAGGAAGAAAATATAAATGCCTTGTATCAGGCGATTGACCATATATTTAATACTGAATTGCCAAGATACACCTATGAACTGATTTTTATTGATAATGATTCTAAGGACCGGACCAGGGAGATTATCCGTGGCTTGTGCGTCCAGGAGAAAAGAGTAAAAGGGATTTTTAACGCCAAGAATTTCGGGCAGTTCAACTCCCCTTATTATGCCATGCTCCAGTCAACGGGGGACTGTACCATTCTTATGGCAGCGGATTTTCAGGATCCGGTGGAAATGATTCCAAAATATGTGAAGGAATGGGAAAAAGGCTATAAGATCGTCATTGGAATCAAGAAATCCAGCAAAGAGAATAAGATCATGTACTGGCTGAGAAGCTGTTACTATAAAACCATTAAAAAGCTTTCCGATGTAGAGCAGATCGAACACTTCACCGGCTTTGGCTTATACGATCAAAGATTTATAAAGGTTCTTAGGGAACTGGATGACCCAACGCCCTTTCTCCGTGGAATTGTGGCGGAGCTTGGCTTTCGGCGTAAGGAGATTCCATATGAGCAGCCGAAAAGGCGGGCAGGAAAGACCAGCAATAATTTTTACCGTCTGTATGATGCGGCCATGCTAAGTGTTACTTCCTATACAAAAGTAGGGCTTCGCCTTGCGACCATATTCGGTAGTATCTGCTCCTTTGCCAGCATGATGGTGGCACTTGTCTATCTTGTCATGAAACTGGTTTACTGGGACCGTTTTCCGGCAGGTATGGCACCTCTTTTGATCGGCATGTGTTTTCTTGGCTCCGTACAGATCTTTTTTATAGGACTTGTAGGAGAATATGTTCTGTCCATTAATGCCCGCGTTATGAAGCGGCCTCTTGTAATTGAAGAGGAGCGGATCAATTTTACGGAAAAAGAGGAATACAGTCCAGAAGAGGGGATACTTTTAATGACGGCATCCGTGGAGAATGGGGAACAGAGATGA
- a CDS encoding class I SAM-dependent methyltransferase, whose protein sequence is MRDRICIVCGRPLGETPLMTLADMPASAQDIPVREELGEEQGITLSLHQCQTCGLVQFDCEPVAYYKDVIRSGGFTTTMVNLRKRQYRHFIDRYHLEGKKLIEAGCGQGEFLGLLSDFPVKAYGIENRESLVRLAKEKGLTVWKQFAAEGEVLAADDGSASGPFDGFLSFNFLEHQPDPVGMLRCIADNLSEEGVGLITVPSLEYILQYDGYYELIRDHLAYYTFDTLRYAVEKAGFQVLEEEMINRDTLSVIVKKSPAVQPEDSRKLMPVDISGLKESLDTIGSELEELVDGLKSQGKTLGIWGASHQGFTLASTTVIGRFARYIIDSAPFKQGKYAPASHLPIVPPDHFHMDPVDAILIVAPGYTDEIAGIIQERFGGNVEILALKSNHLERI, encoded by the coding sequence ATGAGAGATAGGATTTGTATTGTATGCGGCAGACCTCTTGGGGAAACGCCTTTGATGACCCTTGCGGATATGCCGGCTTCGGCTCAGGATATTCCGGTCAGGGAAGAACTGGGAGAGGAGCAGGGAATCACCCTCTCTCTTCATCAGTGCCAGACATGCGGTCTGGTACAGTTTGATTGTGAACCTGTGGCATACTACAAGGACGTGATCCGCTCCGGCGGCTTTACCACCACCATGGTAAACTTAAGAAAACGCCAGTACCGGCATTTTATTGATAGATATCATCTGGAAGGTAAAAAGCTCATCGAGGCAGGCTGCGGCCAGGGGGAATTTCTTGGACTGCTGTCAGACTTTCCTGTAAAGGCTTATGGAATCGAAAACAGGGAAAGTCTTGTCCGCCTTGCTAAGGAAAAGGGTCTTACGGTCTGGAAACAGTTTGCAGCAGAAGGGGAAGTCCTTGCAGCTGATGACGGCAGCGCAAGTGGCCCATTTGACGGATTTTTATCCTTTAATTTCCTGGAACATCAGCCAGACCCGGTGGGAATGCTCCGCTGCATAGCAGACAACCTGTCAGAGGAGGGCGTGGGCTTAATTACAGTACCAAGCCTTGAATATATCCTGCAGTATGACGGATATTATGAACTGATCCGGGACCATCTTGCCTATTATACCTTTGACACCCTGCGCTATGCAGTAGAAAAAGCCGGGTTCCAGGTATTAGAGGAGGAAATGATAAACCGGGATACCCTTTCTGTCATCGTGAAGAAAAGTCCGGCCGTACAGCCAGAGGATAGCAGAAAGCTTATGCCGGTAGACATATCCGGTCTTAAAGAAAGCCTGGATACCATTGGTAGCGAGCTGGAAGAACTGGTTGACGGTCTTAAGAGCCAGGGGAAAACCTTAGGTATATGGGGCGCCAGCCATCAGGGCTTTACACTGGCTTCGACAACGGTCATCGGCCGGTTTGCAAGATACATCATTGATTCCGCCCCATTTAAGCAGGGAAAGTACGCCCCTGCCTCCCATCTTCCCATTGTACCCCCGGATCATTTTCATATGGACCCGGTAGATGCCATTTTAATCGTGGCCCCTGGCTATACGGATGAGATCGCCGGAATCATACAGGAAAGATTTGGCGGGAATGTAGAGATATTGGCGTTAAAATCCAATCATTTGGAAAGGATATAA